The following is a genomic window from Miltoncostaea oceani.
GCCTGGGCTTCCCAGGCCTGCGACGCGAGCTCGCCGCCGGTCACACCGTCCTGGAGGGCGACGCCGACGACGGCCGCCCCGTCCGGGACGTCCTCGCCACGCTCGACAACCTGGGCCTCGAGGTCATCGGGGTCGAGGGCGCCACGCCACCGCACGCACTCCCCGAGGAGGACTAGATGTCACGTCTCGCCGCACTGCTCGCCCGCCGTCCGTGGCGGGTCGTCGGGCTCGCCGTCGCGTTCCTCGCGATCGCGGTGGTCGTCGGTGGACCCCTCACCGGCAACCTCACGAGCGCCGGGTTCGAGGACCCCGACGCCGAGTTCGTCGCCGCACGCGACAGCCTCCGCGACGCCTCCGGCGTCAACCCGAACCCCGGGATCATCGCGCTCGTCGAACCCGGGACCGACGTGCGGACCGGCGCCGGCCGCGCCGCGGTCGAACGGGCCGCGGCGACCGTCGCCGGCGACCGCGACGTCGCGCAGGTCGTCACCGCGTTCAACGGCGGCGGCGACTCCCTCATCTCCACCGACGGCACCAAGTCGTACGTCGCGGCCTTCCTCGGGCCGGTCGGCGACGACGCGGCCGAGGACGCCGCCGTCCGCATCCGGACCGCCCTGGAGGGGCAGCCGGACGTCACCCTCGGCGGCGCCGTCGTCGTCGGCGAGGAGGTCGGCACCATCATCGGGGAGGACCTCGCGAAGGCCGAGATGATCGCCTTCCCGCTGATCTTCCTGCTGTCGCTCTGGGTCTTCCGCGGGGTGGTCGCCGCCCTGCTGCCGTCGGTGATGGGCGGCGTCGTGATCTTCGGCTCGTTCCTCGCGATCGGGCTCTTCAACGAGGCCATGACCCTCTCGGTCTACGCCCTCAACCTCGCGATCGGCCTGAGCCTCGGCCTCGCGATCGACTACAGCCTCCTCATCATCTCCCGCTACCGGGAGGAGATGGCGACGCGCGGACCCGGCCTGGAGGCGATGACCCGGACGATGCGCACCGCCGGCAAGAGCGTCCTGTTCAGCGCCGTCACCGTCGCCGCCGCCCTCGCCGGGCTGATGATCTTCCCGCAGCGCTTCCTGTTCTCGATGGGCGTCGCCGGCGTCATGGTCGCCGCCGTCGCGGCGGTCGTCGCCCTCGTCGTCCTCCCGGCCGTGATCATGCTGCTCGGCACCCGCATCAACGCCCTCGCCCCGAAGGCCTGGCGCCGCCGCAGCGAGGAGGCCGACCAGGTCCTCACCTCCGGCTTCTGGTACCGCCTGTCGCGGGCCGTCATGCGCCGGCCCGGCCCCGTCGCCGCGGTCACCTCGATCGCCCTGATCGTCGTCGCGCTCCCGGCCTTCGGCATCAACTTCACCTCGGTCGACGCGAGCGTCCTGCCCACCAGCGCCAGCGCCCGCCAGGTCTCCGACACGATCGCCGACGAGTTCCCCGAGGACCGCTCCCAGCCGAACTTCCTGGCGATCTCCGCCCCCGACACCCCCGAGGCCGCGGCGGCCCTCGGCGCCTACGCCGACGACCTGCGGCGGCTGCCCGGCGTCGTCGCGGTCACCCAGCCCGCCGTCGTCGGCGACGGGGTCTGGCGGGTGGACGTGTTCGCCGCCGAGGGCGGGCTCTCCGAGCTCGCACAGGGGCTCGTCACGGACATCCGCGACACGCCCGCGCCGTTCCCGACCGACGTCGGCGGCCTCGCGGCGAGCTTCGTGGACCAGAAGGACAGCCTCGCGGCGCACCTGCCCTGGGCGATCCTGATCATCGCGATCACGACGATCGTCGCCCTGTTCGTCATGACCGGGTCGGTGATCCTGCCGGTGAAGGCCGTGATCATGAACCTGCTCACGCTCGGCGCCACCCTCGGGATCCTCGTCTGGATCTTCCAGGACGGCCGCCTGGAGGGGCTGCTCAACTACGACAGCGTCGGGGCGCTGGACCTGACCCAGCCGATCCTCCTCGGCGCGCTGGCGTTCGGCCTGTCCACCGACTACGCGGTCTTCCTGCTCTCCCGCATCAAGGAGGCCCACGACGCCGGGGCGGACACCAAGGACGCCGTCGCCCTCGGCCTGCAGCGCACCGGACGGATCGTCACGGCCGCCGCCCTGCTGTTCGCCATCGCCATCGGCGCGTTCGCGACCTCCCAGATCACCCTGATCAAGGAGCTCGGCGTCGGCACCGCCCTCGCGGTCCTCATCGACGCGACGATCATCCGGGCGCTGCTCGTCCCCTCGCTGATGGCCATGTTCGGCCGCTGGAACTGGTGGGCCCCGGCCCCCCTGCGCCGCCTGCACCGGCGGATCGGCTTCAGCGAGTCGGCCGACGGCCCCGGCGACGAGGTGCAGCCCGCCCGGGCCTGAGCCCCCCGCCACCGACGGCACCGCCACGGGCCCGGCCGACGCCGGGCCCGTGGCGCGCGGGCGTCACGCGGCGCGCCGCCAGGAGGCCGCCTCCCGGGCGGCGAACGCCGCGAAGGAGCCGGGCGGGCGCCCCGTGGCCGCGACGACCCCGTCCGACAGGTGCGCGTCGGCGCCGGCGCGGACGACCCCGTAGAGCATCGCGAGCAGGGGCGCGTAGTCGGCGGGGACCCCGGCCTCCC
Proteins encoded in this region:
- a CDS encoding MMPL family transporter; amino-acid sequence: MSRLAALLARRPWRVVGLAVAFLAIAVVVGGPLTGNLTSAGFEDPDAEFVAARDSLRDASGVNPNPGIIALVEPGTDVRTGAGRAAVERAAATVAGDRDVAQVVTAFNGGGDSLISTDGTKSYVAAFLGPVGDDAAEDAAVRIRTALEGQPDVTLGGAVVVGEEVGTIIGEDLAKAEMIAFPLIFLLSLWVFRGVVAALLPSVMGGVVIFGSFLAIGLFNEAMTLSVYALNLAIGLSLGLAIDYSLLIISRYREEMATRGPGLEAMTRTMRTAGKSVLFSAVTVAAALAGLMIFPQRFLFSMGVAGVMVAAVAAVVALVVLPAVIMLLGTRINALAPKAWRRRSEEADQVLTSGFWYRLSRAVMRRPGPVAAVTSIALIVVALPAFGINFTSVDASVLPTSASARQVSDTIADEFPEDRSQPNFLAISAPDTPEAAAALGAYADDLRRLPGVVAVTQPAVVGDGVWRVDVFAAEGGLSELAQGLVTDIRDTPAPFPTDVGGLAASFVDQKDSLAAHLPWAILIIAITTIVALFVMTGSVILPVKAVIMNLLTLGATLGILVWIFQDGRLEGLLNYDSVGALDLTQPILLGALAFGLSTDYAVFLLSRIKEAHDAGADTKDAVALGLQRTGRIVTAAALLFAIAIGAFATSQITLIKELGVGTALAVLIDATIIRALLVPSLMAMFGRWNWWAPAPLRRLHRRIGFSESADGPGDEVQPARA